The following coding sequences lie in one Ctenopharyngodon idella isolate HZGC_01 chromosome 11, HZGC01, whole genome shotgun sequence genomic window:
- the traip gene encoding E3 ubiquitin-protein ligase TRAIP, which translates to MPIRAYCTICSDFFDNSKDVAAIHCGHTFHYACLLQWFQTAPSKTCPQCRKQVSTRHIINKLFFDIAPEEDGTPVDPESLQNELDRMKAVLSEKEKEWRDKQKSVDTLKDTIERQKKDLERVRKEMGDKEMLCSVLRKQMNFLESQKNEGQAAKEEAKRLRVKMKTYESLDVVLQGQRSEVEAMITDMGVGQSAVEQLSIYCISLKKEYDNLKGSLKSTNEMCEKLKRELISSNSKLQKATTETNRTKEDMKALQKDLSNADKEITSLKKKVEILQRTLSTPTRTNEAISRLVFESPAPLEFKPPGHGPMTDSQEIDLNLTFDINTPEQVEKKPVQVPSKKIRLDPSASSSNNMENAHGRSNARVKEDDVMMGPLLRNSLLFRKNAFGSMLDPCKFGTVRSGYDGLGGRAKFIQPSPLSEIRPLAIKSKRKKVSRPVTSKPTSSLTLDGFLE; encoded by the exons ATGCCCATTCGCGCATACTGCACCATCTGCTCAGATTTTTTTGATAATTCCAAAGATGTGGCTGCAATTCACTGTGGTCACACTTTTCACTATGCCTG TCTTCTCCAGTGGTTTCAGACGGCCCCAAGCAAAACCTGCCCACAATGCAGGAAACAG GTCAGCACACGACACATTATCAACAAGCTGTTTTTTGACATAGCCCCAGAGGAAGATGGGACGCCAGTGGACCCTGAAAGTTTACAG AATGAGCTTGATCGCATGAAAGCAGTGTTGTCTGAAAAAG AGAAAGAATGGAGGGACAAGCAGAAGTCAGTGGACACTCTTAAAGACACAATTGAGAGGCAGAAGAAGGACCTGGAAAGAGTCCGTAAGGAAATGGGAGACAAAGAGATGCTGTGTTCTGTCCTCCGG AAACAGATGAATTTCTTGGAGAGTCAGAAAAATGAAGGACAGGCAGCCAAGGAGGAAGCCAAGCGACTCCGAGTCAAAATGAAAACTTATGAGAG TTTAGATGTGGTCCTACAGGGGCAAAGGTCAGAAGTGGAGGCCATGATCACTGATATGGGTGTTGGTCAGTCTGCAGTTGAACAGCTCTCCATTTACTGCATCTCACTTAAAAA GGAGTACGACAACCTGAAAGGAAGCCTCAAATCAACAAATGAGATGTGTGAGAAGCTAAAAAGGGAACTGATCTCTTCGAACAGCAAG ttgCAGAAAGCCACTACAGAGACAAACAGGACAAAGGAGGACATGAAGGCACTTCAGAAAGACCTGTCCAATGCAGACAAAGAGATCACT AGCCTGAAGAAGAAGGTGGAAATTCTTCAGCGGACGTTAAGCACTCCAACTCGCACTAACGAGGCCATCAGCAGACTGGTATTTGAAAG CCCTGCACCTCTGGAGTTTAAACCACCTGGTCATGGTCCGATGACAGACTCTCAGGAAATTGACCTGAACCTGACCTTTGACATTAACACACCTgaacaggtggagaagaaacCCGTTCAGGTCCCATCTAAGAAGATTCGTCTGGACCCTTCGGC ATCTTCATCCAACAACATGGAAAATGCACACGGACGTAGT AATGCTCGTGTTAAAGAAGATGATGTCATGATGGGGCCCCTGTTAAGGAACTCGCTGCTCTTCAGAAAGAACGCGTTTGGGAGCATGCTGGACCCATGCAAATTTGGCACT GTAAGATCTGGCTATGATGGACTTGGAGGAAGAGCCAAATTTATCCAACCT TCTCCTCTATCTGAGATTCGACCCCTCGCCATAAAGTCCAAGAGGAAGAAGGTTTCCAGGCCCGTTACAAGCAAGCCCACCTCCAGCCTGACTCTGGATGGTTTCTTGGAATAA
- the mon1a gene encoding vacuolar fusion protein MON1 homolog A: protein MAADVHNKGVSWEIKNGNLAPSDRLRQDRSDSPTPGLVEGTEPGAGQEGAMFVHAQSFEDLTADSESNTDDKSAEVGDTNLENAQEAALEGDEKEVQEESLEAELGQGGKEEVQSSNKAKEEDVTSETWRSHRKHVFVLSEAGKPIYTRYGTEEALSSIMGVMMLLMSFVEDKKNIIRSIHADGYRVVFLRKSPLILVGVFRTSCSDRELTRELHYVYYQIVSLLTLTQLNHVFQHRQSYDLRRLLAGSEHLTDSLLRLLDRDPGLLLSAVMCLPLASSARDVVSSSLQAAKAKNLVFSILLAGDRLVTLVRKKDQFLHHMDLHLLFNLVVSSSSFREGEGWTPICLPKFNPAGFFHAHISYLEPASDLCLILVSTDREDFFNLSDCKKRFLERLRRRSAYQSLQEALNMPSYPVSQVGIPELRHFVYKSKSSGLYTSPDLPAPYQEEEEHERLMGLYQHLHSCLHNPTRPLRYIYRCAETENLYALVTSGFELYLCFSPLGTKGLAVSAVNKLLKWIRKEEDRLFILSPLTY from the exons ATGGCGGCAGATGTCCACAATAAGGGTGTATCCTGGGAGATTAAAAATGGCAACTTGGCGCCATCAGATAGACTCCGGCAGGACCGATCAGACAGTCCTACCCCCGGCCTGGTAGAGGGGACAGAGCCAG GTGCCGGACAGGAGGGCGCCATGTTCGTTCACGCCCAGTCTTTTGAGGACCTGACTGCTGACAGTGAGTCTAACACTGATGACAAATCTGCAGAGGTGGGCGACACTAATCTTGAGAACGCTCAAGAAGCGGCTCTGGAAGGAGATGAGAAGGAAGTGCAGGAGGAAAGCTTAGAGGCTGAACTTGGTCAGGGGGGCAAAGAGGAGGTGCAGAGCAGCAACAAGGCAAAAGAGGAGGATGTGACAAGCGAAACGTGGCGGAGTCACAGGAAGCATGTGTTTGTCTTAAGTGAGGCGGGGAAACCCATCTACACACGCTACGGCACAGAGGAGGCGCTCTCCAGCATCATGGGAGTCATGATGTTACTCATGTCATTTGTAGAAGATAAGAAGAACATCATACGCTCCATCCATGCAG ATGGCTACAGGGTGGTATTCCTGCGGAAGAGCCCTCTCATCCTGGTGGGCGTCTTTCGTACGAGCTGCTCTGACCGGGAATTGACACGAGAGCTTCATTATGTCTACTACCAGATCGTTAGCCTGCTCACTCTCACTCAGCTGAACCACGTCTTCCAGCACCGGCAGAGCTACGACCTGCGGCGCCTGCTGGCCGGCTCAGAGCACCTGACCGACAGCCTGCTGCGGCTCCTGGACCGAGATCCGGGGCTGCTGCTGAGCGCCGTGATGTGCCTGCCTTTGGCCAGCTCAGCCCGTGACGTGGTCTCCTCCAGCTTGCAGGCTGCTAAAGCCAAGAACCTGGTATTCTCCATCCTGCTAGCAGGAGACAGGCTGGTGACGCTGGTGCGCAAAAAGGACCAGTTCCTGCACCATATGGATCTGCACTTGCTCTTCAACTTGGTCGTTTCTTCGTCCTCCTTCCGTGAAGGCGAGGGGTGGACGCCCATATGTCTGCCCAAGTTTAACCCAGCTGGATTTTTCCACGCACATATTTCTTACCTGGAACCGGCCTCTGATCTGTGTCTGATCCTGGTATCCACCGATCGAGAGGATTTCTTTAACCTCTCCGACTGCAAGAAGAGGTTTCTGGAGCGTTTGCGCAGACGCAGTGCATATCAATCCCTGCAGGAAGCACTGAACATGCCAAGTTATCCCGTCTCACAGGTCGGCATACCTGAGCTGCGACACTTTGTGTACAAATCTAAAAGCTCTGGGCTCTATACAAG CCCTGACCTTCCAGCACCATACCAGGAAGAAGAGGAGCACGAAAGGCTGATGGGATTGTACCAGCACCTGCACAGCTGCCTGCATAACCCCACACGCCCCCTACGCTACATTTACCGCTGCGCAGAGACTGAAAACCTTTATGCCTTG GTAACAAGTGGTTTCGAGCTCTACCTCTGCTTCAGTCCTTTGGGAACAAAGGGACTCGCTGTATCTGCTGTCAACAAACTCCTGAAGTGGATCAGGAAGGAGGAGGATCGTCTGTTTATACTCAGTCCTTTAACATACTGA